The sequence GGTCCTTGCACAGCACGGTGCGCTGCGCCTGGTCGTTGAGCTTGAGGTGCACAGTCGACGGTGAAGTCGCGCCGGCGCTCCTGCGCGCGCTTGATGAACTCGCCGCGCAGCCGGGCCCGGGTCGTCTGCGGCGGCACCGACTTGGCCCGGAAGACGGCCGGGTCGGTGGTCACCCGGCTCACCGCGTCGCGCCGCTGGAGCAGGTAGAACAGACCACGGCCGCGGTGGATGTCGTGGTAGGCGAGGTCGAGCTGGGCGATCCGCGGGTCGCCCCACGCCAGCCCGTGTCGCTCGCGGTACCGCTCGATCAGCGTGTACTTCATCACCCAGTCGAGCTCTCGCTCGACCAGCGAGAGGTCGCCGGACTCCACGGCCTTCAGCCCCCGCTCCCACAGGTCGAGGACCTGGGAGATCACCGGGGTGGCGAGACTCCGGCGGTCGACGAAGTCTCGCGCCCGGGTCAGGTACTCGGACTGGATCTCCAGGGCGCTCGCCTCGCGGCCGTTGACCAGCCGGACCCGGCGGCGCCCGGTCATGTCGTGGGAGATCTCGCGGATGGCGCGGATCGGGTTCTCGAGGGTGAGGTCGCGCATCACCACCCCCTCCTCGATCATCCGCAGCACCAGGTCGGTGGAGGCGACCTTGAGCAGGGTCGTGGTCTCGCTCATGTTCGAGTCGCCGACGATCACGTGCAGCCGCCGGTACCGCTCGGCGTCGGCGTGCGGCTCGTCGCGGGTGTTGATGATCGGCCGGGACCGCGTGGTGGCGCTGGAGACGCCCTCCCAGATGTGCTCGGCTCGCTGGCTGACCGCGAAGACCGTGCCGCGCGGCGTCTGCAGCACCTTGCCGGCGCCGCACACGATCTGCCGGCTGACGAGGAACGGGATCAGCACGTCGGCAAGCCGGCCGAACTCGCCCTGCCGCGTCACCAGGTAGTTCTCGTGGCAGCCGTAGGAGTTGCCGGCCGAGTCGGTGTTGTTCTTGAACAGGTAGATGTCGCCCCGGATGCCCTCGTCGCGGAGGCGGGCCTCGGCGCTGCCCAGGAGCTGCTCCAGGATGCGCTCCCCGGCCTTGTCGTGGACCACCACGTCGTGGACCGAGTCGCACTCCGGGGTGGCGTACTCGGGGTGGCTGCCCACATCGAGGTACAGGCGGGCCCCGTTGGCCAGGAACACGTTGGAGCTGCGGCCCCAGGAGACGACCCGCCGGAACAGGTAGCGGGCCACCTCGTCGGGGCTGAGCCGGCGCTGGCCCCGCGAGACGCAGGTGACGCCGTACTCGTTCTCCAACCCGTAGATCCGCTTGTCCACGCGCGCACCCTACCGGCGCCCCTCCCACCCCGGGCCGACCTCCTCATCGGCCGCAGCGGCCGCCCAATTCAACTTGTTCTGAGGTGTCACCGCTCCTGGTCATATGCGGTGGCGCCTCAGAAGCCCCCGTGTCAGGGAGCTGGCCTTTCCTGGGGCACCAAGGCGCTGATCTGTTCGCGGCGTTCAGAATCGGGTGACCGAGACATTGCTACGGCCGTCTGCCACCACTCTTCTCTAGCTGGAGGCAAGGGGTTCGGGCCCCGTCGGGGTGCCGGCTACGGAGCCCTGGCGCCCCTGTCCAGGGGATCCCGCCAGGTCACCGATGGCGGCCTGACCGGCTGGTTCGCGATCCCATTTGCTCGTGTCGTAGGCTGCCGCCAGCAGGAAACGGGGAGAGGCATGGGGGAGAGGTATGAGGGCAGACGCCAGTAGAAGGTGGTCCGCATGAGCGATCGGTTGCTAACCGTAGTCATCACGTTGGCGGTCGCGCCTGTGTGCTATCTCGTCGCCCGCCGCCTGGGAGCGTTTCTGCAGAGGCATGCGTTGTTCGCCTTCGATGCAGTCACGTGGGCCATCGGCCGCGTTTTGCGTCGGAGTATGTCCAGGCGGGCGAGCTTCCGCCGGTACTGCCGTGTGGTGCTCGCTCGCCCGCAGTCGCGATACTTGCACGTGCCGGGGCGAAACCAGATCTCCTTGGAGACCGATGACATCTTCGTACCCCTGACCGTTTCCTCGACTTCGACCTCGCAGCGAGATCACGTCGAGTACCTCTACTCGTTGCTCAACGAGCCCGACTCGGCGAGGTTCGTCCAAATCGTCGGAGACCCGGGATCGGGAAAGTCGTCATTGGTGAAGCACATCTTCAGGGCGGCGTGCTCGCAGTCGAAGGTCGGTTCGGGGCGATGGGCAAGGAGACACCCGCCGCTGCTGCCCATCGTGATCGAGCTGAAGAGTTTCGTGCCGCCGACGGACCTGGAGGACTCGGAGCTGGCTGATTGGGCCCTGTCTGAAGTGCGGCGCCAGGTGACCGATGTCCACGGCTTCGCCATGGGAACGCTCTTCGAAAGCAGCTCGACCGGAGACGGTCTCCTCGTCCTCTTGGATGGTCTGGACGAGGTGTCGTCCGACCGTTACCGACCCACCTCCCAGGCGATCCTCGGGCTGTGCCGCCTGCTCTCCAACCGATCACCCAGGAACAAGGTCGTGATGACGATGCGTAGCCAGTTCCACTCGCAGATTCGGGAGGACTTCGATCAGACCTTCGTCGTCACGTGGGAGATCCAACCGTTTAACCCCTCAGACATCATCCGATTCCTAAGAGCATGGCCATTCAAGAGCGATGCCTCGGGTCAGATTCTACGAATCTATGCCGAACTCACCGATCGCCCCACCTTGCGGGAGATGTGCAGTAACCCGTTGGTCCTGGCCATGTACGTCGCCAATGACCAGGCGACGGACAAGACGGCGTCGCCTGGCACCAGGACCGAGTTCTACGCCCAAGTGCTTGAGGAACTACTCGTGGCCAGACGGAGTCGGCAGGTCGGCCAGTCGGCCCGCCAGGCCCTACGGCTAAGACGGGAGGCGTTCCTGGGCCGGATCGCGAGGAACAACCTGGCGGACGAAGGGCAGCCCGCCAACGTCATCAGCTGGGCTGACGCCATTGAGACGATGGTGCAGATGGAGGGCTGCCTCGAGTCTGATGCCGAGAGGCGACTGCTGGAACTCTGCAAGGAGACGGGGGTGCTCGGTGTCGAGCGGCTCAACGAGTCACTACGGTTCATTCACCTGACCTTCTGCGAGTTTCTGGCCGCAAAGGAGTATGCGCTCGGGCGCGTCAATGGCTGGCCGGAACTCGTGGTATCGCACAATGACTTCGTCCGGTCCAAGTTCCCACAGGTCAGGAGCCGATTGGTCGAGGTCGTCCCCTTCGCCGTAGCGTTGCTGCCCCCGTCACAGCGCGATGTTGCCCTCGGAGAAGTCTGGGCGATCGGCCAGCAAGGGGTGATGGGCCGTTGCCTCCTCGAGACGCAGCTCTACTCCAACCCGCTGTGGATCGAGTACGTGGAGGCCGAGCTGCAGTTCCTCAGCCAGATGGACGAGGCCCCCGAGGTCCAGATCGAGTGGCTGCGTCGGCTTCACCTGCTGAACGTCACCCTCATCGACTACGCCGATTGGTGCGTCGTTGCCGAGCGTCGGCCGGAGATTGACGGGGAGGAAGTCTTGGCCCGACTCGTCACCCTTCGCGTCGATCAGTTCAACAAGGTGTTCGCGTCGTACGCCTCGACGGATGCGGCTGCTGCGTTTCGGCTCTCCGAACGTTTGGGGATCAACCTCGTGAAGGAGAGACCTGACATAGTTGTGGACCAGATGGCGGATGCCCTCTTCGTCCTGTTCTGTCGTCAGAAGGCGGCGGAAGTCGTCGGTGATGACCAGTTGCTGTGGACCTGGGTCTTTGCCGAGGCGACCGCTCGGGTGGGTGAGAGCCAGATTCTGATGATGGACGCCGACACCCCCGAGTGGATGCTGAGGCGCGCAAGGCGGGTGACGAGGTCTCGGCGTTGGTACCCGGTTCGTCCCTCGCTCCGGCGATTCGTTATGGCGACGGTGGCATTCTCGGTGCGCAATCGTCTGCAGCGCCTCGGGGTCATCGTTGACGCGTGGAAGCGACGCTATGGACGCCCGTCGCTTGCCGAGAGCGCCTTGACCGTCGCCCTGGATGAGGCGGAGCAGCCAAGATGGTTGCGCGACCTTTCCGCCTTCTACGACTTCCGCCCACCTGGTCGCCAGCGACTGCGGGAAGCGGTCATCGTGCTCCTTGCTGTGCTCGTCATCGTGGTCTATCTGGTATCGGAAACCTTCCTCTTTGTCGTGCCCTCGCCCCTCGCCATCTGGGTTGTGGCTTCCAGTGTCGTGATCCTGTTGACGTATCCAGGAGCCCGACGCGAGATCTACTTCGGGGTCGTGACCGGGATGTCCTTCAATCGGTACCGCACGCGACACGAGCGCTACGTGCCCGGCCGTCTCCTGATCCCGATCCTGGACCGCTCGGTCAACGAGCACATTAAACAGGCGCGGAGAGAGCGCGCCCATCGTTCGGTGGAGCCGTGGCGAAGCACTGGTGGGTGAACAAGCCGTCGTACGTCGGTTCACCGACGTTTGCAGGCCTCGAACGGGATAGTCCCCGATTGTGCCTGGGACGGTGGCGATGGGACCCATCGTCGAAACCGGTCTCCATTCTGAGGCCCTGGCCATAGGTGTGGGCCGTGGCGCCTCAGAATGGATCAGATGAGAGCGCGGACGAGGGCGGTGGTGGCACAGGTGGCGGTGACCACCACCAGGAAGGGGGCGCGGCGCCACTGGGCGAGGACGGCGACGGCCGGGCCGGGCAGGCGGGCGTCGAGCACGAGGCGCCGGCCGTCGGTGAGCACCTGGAGGGCAATGAGGGCAGCCAGCAGGGCCACCGGCAGCAGCCCGGCCACCCGTTGGACCCCGGGGGTCGGCCAGCACCCGTTCGGGGACCGACAGGCCGGCCACCTTGAGCAGGTAGCAGGCCGCCGAGCCGGCCAGCACCGCGGTCCACATCATCCCGCCCCCCGGCGGAGGTCGGCGGCCACCGCCACCGCGGCGGCCAGCAGGACGGGGACGCCGGCCTGGGCCACGGTCCACGGCTCCCGGCCCCGGAGGCGGGGGGCCAGCAGGGCCACGAAGGCGGCCGGCCCGGCCACGTCCAGGCCCAGGGCGCCGGGGTCGTCCTGGGCCGCCCCCATGGCCGCTCTCGTCGATGACCAGGTGGGCGGCGGCCAGCCGCCGGCGCCCCCCGGACCTGGAGCAGGGGCGAGAGCCGCAGCCCAGAAGGCGTTGCGCGCCCCCAGCAGGACGGTGGTGGCCGCCCCGGCCAGGGGGTGGCCCCCGCCGGCCACCGTGCCCACCATGGCGAACTGCGACCCGCCGGTGAACATGAGCACGCTCAGGGCGCAGGCCTGGGCGGGCGACAGCCCGGCGGCCACCGCCACCGCACCGAACGAGGTGCCGTAGGCCCCGGTCACCGCCCCGATGGCCACCGCGTCGCGGAGGACGGTCCGCCGCTCCCCTGCCGGGACGGCGCTGGGCGGCCGGCCTCCCCGCCGGCCGGGTGGCTCAGGCGTCGGGTTCGTCACCCTCGAGGGGCTCGTCGCCGTCGGGCTCGGAGGCCGGCGCACCGGCGGCGTCGGGTCCGGGGGCTCCGGCCGACCCTTCGGCCCGGCCCTGGCCCGAGGTCTCGTCGTCGGCCCCGGCGCCGCCGCCGGTGTCGTCGGCCTCGGCCGGCGCGGCGGGGGTGCTGGCCAGGGCGGCGGTGATCTCGTCGTCGGTGAGGCGGCGGAAGGCCCGGCGGGTGCCGTTGCGGTCCAGCACCGCGGCCTCCACCTCGCCGGCCGACAGGGTGCGGTCCGGGCCGGCCAGGGCGCCCATCGCGGCGGCCAGCACTTCGACGGTGGTGGCGCCGGTGTCGTGGGCGGCCTCGAAGCGGCCGGCGATGGCCTCGGCGTCGCCGCCCAGCACGGCCCGGGACGGCTCGTCGATGACGGTGCCGTCGTAGAGGATGTGGAAGATCTGGTCGCCGGCGGCCTCGTGGCCCACCTCGGCCACCAGGATCTCGACCTCCAGCGGCTTCATCTCGTGGGTGAAGACCTGGCCCAGGGCCTGGGCGTAGGCGTTGGCCAGGCTGCGGGCATCGACGTCCTCGCGGCTGTAGGAGTAGCCCTTGAGGTCGGCGTGGCGCACCCCGGCCACCCGGAGCTGGTCGAACTCGTTGTAGCGCCCCACCCCGGCGAAGGCGATGCGGTCGTAGATCTCGCTGATCTTGCGCAGGGTGGCCGACGGGTTCTCGGCGCACAGCAGGATGCCGTCGGAGCAGATGGCGGCGATGAGGCTGCGTCCCCGGGCGATGCCCTTGCGGGCGTAGTCGGCCCGGTCCTTCATCACCTGTTCCGGTGCGACGTAGAAGGGCATGCTCATCGTGCGTCACCACCCGAGATCTGGCCGCCGGCGGGGGCGGTGGTGCCCCGGCTGACCCGCTCGGCCTCCAGCAGGGTGGCGAAGCGCTCGGACAGCTCGACGTCGGGCACCCGCTGGTAGCCCTGGTCGCTGATGGTGGCCACCACCGGCCAGATGCCCCGCAGGGCATCGGGTCCGCCGGTGGCCGAGTCCTCGTCCGCCGCCGTCCACAGGGCCCGCAGGGCCAGGTCGACCACCGCGGCCCGGTCCAGCCCGGGCCGGAAGCCCAGCTTCACCACGGTGCCGGCGTGGAGCATGCCGGAGCCCGAGGCCGCGTAGTCCTGCTCCTCGTAGCGGCCGCCGGTGACGTCGTACTGGAACAGCCGCCCCGAGCCCCGAGCCAGGTCGTAGCCGGCGAAGAGGGGCACGACGGCCAGGCCCTGCATGGCCGCCGGCAGGTGGTTGCGCACCATCTGGCTGAGCTGGTTGGCCTTGCCCTCCAGCGACAGGTGCGAGCCCTCGACCTTCTCGTAGTGCTCGAGCTGGAGCTGGAACAGCGTGACCATCTCGATGGCCGGCCCGGCGGCGCCGGCGATGGCCACCCCGGAGAACCGGTCGGCCGGGAACACCTTCTCGATGGTGCGGTGGCTGATGAGGTGGCCGGAGGTGGCCCGCCGGTCGCCGGCCATGACCACGCCCTCGGCGTAGCGGACGGCGACCACGGTGGTGCCGTGCGGGATGCGCAGGGCATCGGCCAACGGGGTGAGCGGGGGTTCCGAGGCCCGGCCGGCGCGGCGCACCAGGCCGGCGAAGTCGGGGCCCGGGTCGTCGTGGGGACCGAAGAGGGGCAGGGTCACGGCGTGGACCCTAGCGGCCGTCTACTGCCCGCCCTTCTGGACGTAGGAGCGGACGAAGTCCTCGGCGTTGGTCTCCAGCACGTCATCGATCTCGTCGAGGATGTCGTCGATGTCGGCCTTGATCTCCTCGCCCCGCTCGCTGGGCTGCGGCGCGTCGGCGACCTCCTCGGCCTCCCGCTGGGGGGCGCTGCGCTTCTTCTGCTCCCGTTCAGCCATGTCGCTCTCCGTTGTCTCGACGCCCCCCGGTCACGACGACAGTCGGGCGACCAGCTCGGCCGGGGTTGCGCACTCGTCCAACAACCTACCGACGTGAGCCTCGGTCCCGCGCGACGGTTCCATCATGGGCACCCGGCGCAGCGGCTCGGCCCCCACGTCGAAGACCAGGGAGTCCCAGTTGGCGGCCACGATGCTGGAGGCGAACTTGGCCAGGCAACGGCCCCGGAAGTAGGCCCGGGTGTCGGTGGGGGGCTCGGTCACGGCCCGGGCCACCTCGTCGTCACCGGTGATGCGCTCCAGGCCCAGGCGGCGGGCCAGGCTCCGCTCGGGCCGGAGGTCGTGGTACTGGAGGGCCAGGGCCGCCACCCGGGGGTCGGCCCAGGTGGCGTCGTGGCGATCGACCCAGCCCTGGATGAGGCGGCGCTTGGCCACCCAGTCGACCTGGCCGGCCACCGAGTCGGGGTCGGCCTCCAGGCCGGTCAGCACCTGCTCCCAGCGGCGCAGCACCTCGCCACCCACCGCGTCGCCGCCCACCGCGTCCAGGCCGTGCTCCTCGGCCCACTTCTGGGCCCGGGCCAGCAGCTCGAACTGGACCTCCAGGGCGGTCATGGACGGCCCGTCGGCCAGCTCCACCACCGTGGCCAGCGTGGGATCGTGGGACACGGCCCGCACCGCGGCCACCGGGTTGCGCAGGGCCAGGCTGCGGTCCAGGGCCTCGTCCTCGACCATGGCCAGCACGATGGCGGTGGAGCCCACCTTCAGGAAGGTGGCCACCTCGGCCAGGTTGGCGTCGCCGGCGATGACGTGCAGGCGCCGGTAGCGCTGGGCATCGGCGTGGGGCTCGTCCCGGGTGTTGACGATGGGTCGCTTGAGCGTGGTCTCCAGGCCCACCTCGGCCTCGAAGAAGTCGGCCCGCTGGCTGAGCTGGTACGGCACCTCGGGGGCCCCGGGCCCGGCCCCGCTGGCCTCGGCCCCGACCTTGCCCGACCCGGTGAACACCTGGCGGGTGACGAAGTGGGTGGTGGCCGCGGTGACGATGCGCCCGAAGGGCACGGCCCGGTCCATCAGGTAGTTCTCGTGGCAGCCGTAGGAGTTGCCCTTGCCGTCCGAGTTGTTCTTGTGGACCACGATGTCCTGGCCCGGGGGCAGCATGCGCCCGGCCGCGGCCATGGCCCGGGCCACGATGACCTCGGCGGCCCGGTCGAAGACCACCACGGCCCGGGCATCGGCGCACTCCGGGGTGGAGACCTCCGGGTGGGCGTGGTCGACGTAGAAGCGGGCCCCGTTGGTGAGCACGGCGTTGACCAGGTGGGTCTCCACCTCGGGGGGGGCGGCGTCGGCCGGGGCCCGGCCCCGGGCGTCGCGCCCCGGTGACTCGTCCTCGAAGTCCCAGCCCACGGGGGGGCTGCCGGCCGCCGCGGTGACGGCCAGCTCCGAGACGTAGGCGTTGATGAGCAAGCTGGACGCGGTGACCGGGTTGGACTCGGCCAGGCCCCGGTGGACGATGCCGTACTCGGTCTCGATGCCGCAGATCTTGCCGATGGCCATGGACGTCCCCCGGAGCCGGCGGGCTACAGGTACTGCCCGGTGGCGACCCGCTCGATGGAGCGACCCCCGGCCACCTCGCCGTCGGTGTCGTCGTGGGTGACGATGGTGCGCACGTAGACGATGCGCTCGCCCTTCTTGCCCGAGATCTTGGCCCAGTCGTCGGGGTTGGTGGTGTTGGGCAGGTCCTCGTGCTCCTTGTACTCCTGGTGGATGGAGGCCAGGAGGTCGTCGGTGCGGATGCCCTTGGGGGCGCCGGCCAGGTGGCGCTTGATGGCCAGCTTCTTGGCCCGGCGGACGATGTTCTCGATCATGGCCCCGGACGAGAAGTCCTTGAAGTACATGACCTCCTTGTCCCCGTTCTGGTAGGTGATCTCCAGGAACTGGTTGGCCTCGTCCACCCGGTACATCTCGGCCACCGTGACCTCGATCATCCCCTGCACGCACTTGTGGCGGTCGCCCCCGCCCAGGCTGGCCACCTCCTCGGCGTCCAGGGGCAGGTCGGTGGTCAGGTACTGGCCGAAGATCTGGGTGGCGGCCTCCTCGTCGGGGCGCTCGATCTTGATCTTCACGTCCAGGCGGCCGGGCCGCAGGATGGCCGGATCGATCAGGTCCTCACGGTTGGAGGCGCCGATCACGATGACGTTGCGCAGGGCCTCGACCCCGTCGATCTCGGCCAGCAGCTGGGGCACGATGGTCGACTCCATGTCCGAGCTGATGCCGGTGCCGCGGGTGCGGAACATGGAGTCCATCTCGTCGAAGAAGACGATGACGGGCCAGCCCTCCTCGCTCTTCTCCCGAGCCCGCTGGAACACCAGGCGGATCTGGCGTTCGGTCTCGCCCACGTACTTGTTGAGCAGCTCGGGGCCCTTGATGTTGAGGAAGTAGCTGCGGGCCTCGCTGTCCCCGGCCGAGTCGGCCACCTTCTTGGCCAGCGAGTTGGCCACCGCCTTGGCGATCAGGGTCTTGCCGCAGCCGGGGGGGCCGTAGAGCAGGATGCCCTTGGGGGCGGGCAGGCGGTGCTCGGCGAACAGGTCGGCGTGCAGGAACGGCAGCTCGACGGCGTCGGCGATCTGCTCGATCTGGCTGTCCAGGCCGCCCACGTCCTCGTAGGAGATGTCGGGCACCTCCTCCAGCACCAGCTCCTCCACCTCGGGCCGGGCCAGGCGCTCCAGCAGCAGGCCGGAGCGGGGGTCCATGCGCAGGGCGTCGCCCGAGCGGAGGGGCACGCCCTTGAGCGAGGCCGCGATCTCGCACACCCGCTCGTCGTCGGCCCGCCCCACCACGATGGCCCGGGAGCCGTGGTCGATGACCTCCTTGAGGGTGACCAGCTCACCGGTGCCGTCGGCGGTCCGGGCCAGCACGATGGTGAAGGACTCGTTGAGGACGACCTCGCTGCCCCGCTCCAGCTCCTCGGCCGCCTCGGGCAGCACCGCCACCCGCATCTTGCGGCCGCCGGACATGACGTCCACCGTGCCGTCGTCGTTGAGGCCCAGCACCGACCCGTAGGCGGCCGGGGGCTGGGTCAGCTTGTCGACCTCCTCGCGCAGGGCGGCGATCTGGTCGCGGGCCTCGCGCAGGGTGTAGGCCAGCTTCTCGTTCTGGCTGACGGCGTGGGCCAGCTGGCCCTTGGTCTCCAGCAGCCGCTCCTCCAGGGTGCGGACCCGCTTGGGCGCGTCCTGGAGGCGGCGGCGGAGGACGACGACCTCCTCCTCCAAGGCAGTGGCCTGCTCGCGCAGGTCCTCGATGCCCTCGGCGCTGTCGGGGTGAGGGTCTCGGTGCTCCTCGACGGTGACCACCTCCCGGGCGGTGTCGCCCCCCGAGCGGGCCGGGAAGCCTCCCTCGGCACCCTAACCGGGTGCCGTCCCCGTTCGGCGCGACGCCGGGAGCGGGCGGGACGGCCGGGTTTCTCCGAGGCGCCAGCCTCGGTCTCGGGCACGTGACGGGTGACCTTTCCCTGGATGTTGCCGTGTTTATCGGGTCGGGGACTACCCTGGACCCCGCAGCGCCGGGACCAGCCCGGCCGAGGTTCCACGAGCGCCCGCTCAGGGAGGCGTAGACGACGATGAAGGTCTGGATCGACCAGGATCTCTGCACCGGGGACGGCCTCTGCGAGGAGATCGCGCCCGACGTCTTCACGCTCCTCGACGACGGCCTGGCCTACGTCAAGGAGGGCGACAAGGTTTACGCCGACCCGGGCGGGGCCGAGGGCTTGGCCGTCATCCCCGACGGGCAGCTGGAGGCCACCATCGAGTCGGCCGAGGAGTGCCCGGGCGAGTGCATCTTCATCGAGCCGCCCGAGTGACTCAGGCCGCGCAGGGGCCGGCGGCGACGGGCCCCGCGGCCCGGGCCACGATGGCGGTGACCTCGGCGGTCGAGACGGCGTAGGCCACGCCCGGGCGGTCGGGAGCGATGGCGAAGGCCACGCCCACCACCCGGCCCTCGCCGTCGACCAGCGGCGAGCCCGAGTCGCCGGGGGCCAGCTCGGAGGCCAGGATCAGGACCTCGCGGTCCACGCCGGGCCGCCCGTAGATGTCGGAGCCCACGGCGTCGACCCGCTGGCGGACCTCGAACGGCGACAGCTCCAGGGGGCCGCCCCCGGGGTGGCCGAACACGGCGCCGCGCTGGCCGACCTCGGACGGCACGACAGCCAGCGGCTCGGCGTCGAGGCCCGGGGCCCGCAGGACGGCCAGGTCCACCTCGGGGTCGAAGGCCACCAGGGTGGCGGGCACCCGCTCCCCGTCCTGGGCCTCCAGCTCGGTGGCCGGCTCGCCCGCCACCACGTGGGCGTTGGTGACCACCACGCCGGGCTGCACCACCCATCCGGTGCCCTCCTGGATGCGGTCGCAGGCCTCGCCCACCACCTTGACCACCGAGCCGGCCACCGCCTGGGCCTGGGCCCGGTCGATGCCGGTGCCCTCGGGCACGGGGCCCACGTCCGGGCTGCGGTTCAGGCCGTCGAAGACCTGGGGGTAGCCGTCGCCCAGCAGGCGACGCAGGGTCCGGGTGGCGTCGGGGGCGGCGGGCAGGCCCTCGGCCAGGGCCTCGACGACGCGGGAGCGCCGCACCTCGCGAGCCGGCCAGCCCGACACATCGGCCACCGCCGGGACCAGCAGCCACACCAGGGCCAGGAGCCCGACCACCCCGGCCGCGGCCCCGCCCAGGGCGTCGACCCGCTTTCCCCTCGTGCTGGTGATGCCCACCTGGGCCCGGGTGCCGACCAGGACCCCGAGGGCCTGGCCCACGGCGGCGCCACCGACCAGCAGCCCGGCCGCCACCAGGAGCAGCTCGCCCCGGTCGGCCCGCTCCCCCAGGGACTCGATGACCCGGGGCATGAGCCGGGCGGCCAGCACCACCCCGATGACCATGCCGGCCCACGACGCGGCCCGGGCCACGAAGCCCAGCCGGTAGCCGCCCACCGCCGCCCCGATCAGCAGGGCGACGATGAGCAGGTCGA comes from Acidimicrobiales bacterium and encodes:
- a CDS encoding ferredoxin, which codes for MKVWIDQDLCTGDGLCEEIAPDVFTLLDDGLAYVKEGDKVYADPGGAEGLAVIPDGQLEATIESAEECPGECIFIEPPE
- a CDS encoding MarP family serine protease; this encodes MLDLLIVALLIGAAVGGYRLGFVARAASWAGMVIGVVLAARLMPRVIESLGERADRGELLLVAAGLLVGGAAVGQALGVLVGTRAQVGITSTRGKRVDALGGAAAGVVGLLALVWLLVPAVADVSGWPAREVRRSRVVEALAEGLPAAPDATRTLRRLLGDGYPQVFDGLNRSPDVGPVPEGTGIDRAQAQAVAGSVVKVVGEACDRIQEGTGWVVQPGVVVTNAHVVAGEPATELEAQDGERVPATLVAFDPEVDLAVLRAPGLDAEPLAVVPSEVGQRGAVFGHPGGGPLELSPFEVRQRVDAVGSDIYGRPGVDREVLILASELAPGDSGSPLVDGEGRVVGVAFAIAPDRPGVAYAVSTAEVTAIVARAAGPVAAGPCAA